The Sphaerisporangium siamense genome includes the window GACGGCGCGCTGATCGCCGGCGGCGCGAACCTGGCCAACCTGTTCGACCTGCGGCCGGGCCGCGCGGTCAAGGCGGGGCTGCTCGCGGGCGGCCCACTGCTCGCGGCGTCGCTGGTCAAGGACGCCCCCGTGGGCGCCGCGCTCGCCGCCGTGCCGCTCGGCGCGGGCGTCGCCCTCCTCCCCGAGGACCTCGGCGAGCGCGCGATGCTCGGCGACGCGGGGGCCAACGCCCTCGGCGCGCTGCTCGGCGTCGCCGCCGCGGCCACCCTCGGCCGTCCCGCCCGCCTGGCGGCGCTCGGCGCGGTGGCAGGGCTCACCGCCGCGTCGGAGAAGGTCAGCTTCACCAAGGTGATCGCCGGGAACCGCGTGCTGCACCGCCTCGACATGCTGGGCCGCCGGCCGCGATGATCAGGCGCGCGGGCCAGGGGGTCGCGGCGGCCGCGGTGGTGATCGGGGCCGTCACGGTCCTCGCGCGCGTGGTCGGCTTCGCCAAACAACTGGTCCTGGCCCGCGTCGTCGGCACCAACTGCCTGACCACGGCCTACTTCACGGCCAACGGCCTGCCGAACATCGTCTTCGAGATCGTCGCCGGCGGCGCGCTCGCCGGCATGGTGGTCCCGGTGATCGCGGGCGCGTCGCGCGACGGCCGCCCCGACCCCGAGGCGGCCGGGCGGATCGCCTCGGCGCTGCTGACCTGGGTGGTGGTGCTGCTCGTGCCGCTGGCCGCGCTCACCGCGCTGGCCGCGGGCCCGCTCGTCGCCCTGTTCGCCGGAGACGTCCCCGGCTGCGACCCCGGCACGTTCGCCGCCGTCGCCACGCGCATGCTCGTGGTGTTCGCGCCGCAGATCCCGCTGTACGGGGTGGCGGTCGTGCTGTACGGCGTGCTGCAGGCCCACCGCCGGTTCGTCGGCCCGGCCGTGGCGCCGCTGGTGTCCAGCCTGGTCGTCATCGCGGCCTACCTGACTTATGTGCCGCTCGGCGGGGGCGCGGGCGCCGACCCGCTCGGCGTGCCCCGCCCCGCCGAGCTGGCCCTGTCCGTGGGCACCACGCTCGGGGTGCTGGCCCTGGTCGTCACCGTGATCGGCCCCTCCTCCCGGCTGGGCCTGCGCCTGCGGCCCACGCTGCGCTTCCCCGGCGGGGTGGCGCGGCAGGTGCGCGCCCTGGCGCTGGCCGGTCTGGCCGCGCTGGTGGCCCAGCAGGTCGCCACGGCGCTGGTGATCTGGCTGGCCAACCACCGGGCCGGCGGCGGCGCGCTCACGGCCTACAACTACGCCTGGGCGATCTACCAGGTGCCGTACGCGGTGCTGGCCGTGCCGATCGCCACCAGCGCGTTCCCCGCACTCGCCGCCCGCGTCGGCGACCGGGAGGGGTTCGCCGCGCTGTCCGCGCGCACCACCCGCGCCGTCCTGCTCGTGTCCGGGCTGGCCGCGGGCGTGCTGGCGGCGGTCGCGGCGCCGGTGGCCGCCGTCTTCGTGGAGGGTCTGGCCGGGGGTGCGCGCGCCACCGTCCCCGCTGGGGAGCTCGCCTGGGCGATCGCGCTGTTCGCGCCGGGCCTGGTCGGATACGGGCTGATCGCCCATCTCGGCCGGGTGCTGTACGCCACCGGGCAGGGGCGTGCGGCCGCGGCGGGGACCGTCGGCGGCTGGCTGGTCGTCATGGCGGCGCAGGCCGTCCTCACGGTGGTCCTGCCGGCCCCGTGGCGGCTGGCCGGGCTCGCGCTGGGCAGCGCGATCGGCATGACGGCCGGGGGAGCGCTGCTGCTCGCGGCGGTCGCCCGTTCGCGCGGCGGCGCGGCGCTGGCGGGGGCCGGGCGCGCGGCTCCGGCCGCGGTGCTGGGCGGGGCGGCGGGGTTCCTGGCGGGACACCTGGTCGCCGCGGCGCTGCCGGTCCACGGGACGGTCGCGAACGCCGGCGTCGCGGCCCTGTCCGGTGTCGCGGCGGCGGTGGCGGCGCTGGCGGTCGCCGCGCTGGCCGACCGGCCCGACCTGGCCTGGCTCATGGCCCGGCGCCGCGGCTCCGGCGACGATCCGCGCAAGGTCCCCGCGCCCGCGGGGGCGGGCCATGAGAGGGAGGACGCCGATGGCTGAGACGGCGTGCCGCGTGCTGCTGGTGCTGGGGACGAGCGCGGGAGGCGTCGGCCGCCACGTGCGCATGCTCGCCGAGGGGCTGGCCGCCGCGGGCCACCGCGTGGTGGTGGCAGGGCCGGCGAGCACCGACCGGGCGTTCGGCTTCTCCGGCGTGGCCCGGTTCGCCGAGGTCCCGATCTCCGACCGGCCCCGCCCGGCGAGCGACCTGCGCGCCGTGGCGCGGCTGCGGGCGCTGGCCGCCGGGGCGGACGTCGTGCACGCCCACGGGCTGCGCGCGGGCGCGCTCGCGGCGCTGGCGCCGGGGCGGCGCGCCGGGCTGGTGGTCACCCTGCACAACGCCCTGACCGCCTCCGGGGCGGTCGGCGCCGTCTACGGCGTCCTGGAGCGCGTCGTGGCCCGCAGGGCCGACCGGGTGCTGGTCGTCTCGCCCGACCTCGGGGAGCGCATGGCCGCCCTCGGCGCGCGCCACGTCGCCCCCGCCGTCGTGCCCGCGCCGCCCCTGCCCCCGCCGGGCAGGACGCCCGCCGAGGTGCGGGCCGAGCTCGGCGCGGGGGAACGCCCGATTCTGCTCACCGTGGCGCGCCTGGCCCAGCAGAAGGGCCTGGAGACCTTACTCGACGCGGCGCGGGGGCCGTTCGAGGGCGAGGCCCCGCTGTTCGTGGTCGCGGGGGAGGGGCCGCTGCGGGAGCCGCTGCAGGCCCGCATCGACGCCGAGGGGCTGCCGGTGCGGCTGCTCGGCGACCGCGCCGACGTCGCCGACCTGCTGGGCGCGGCGGCCTCGCTGGTCCTGGCCAGCAGATGGGAGGGCCAGCCCCTGATCGTGCAGGAGGCGCTGCGGGCGGGACGGCCGGTCGTCGCGACCGCGGTCGGGGGCGTCCCCGGCATGGTGGGGGAGGCCGGGCTGCTGGTGCCGCCCGGCGACGCCGGGGCCCTGCGCGACGCCGTCCGGCGGCTGCTCGCCGAGCCCGGCCTGGCCGCCCGGCTCGCGGCCGCCGCGCCGCGCCGTCCCCTGCCGGGCCCGGAGGACGCCGTCCGTGCCGTGCTGGACGCCTACGAGGACGCCCGCCGGTAGTGGCGCGCCCGGCCCTCAGGGGCCGGGTGTGACGTGGATCTCCTCCGGTGGGACGCGGCGCGCCGGGCGAGGCCGTGACCTGCGCCGTACGGGCGCGCCTGGCGCCGCCTCCGCCGCTCGTGGGGCCGGGGACGGCCGGTGATCCGCCGTGTCCCCCCGGCGCGATTAGGTGAGGCTTATGTGCTCCCTTATACTCCTGGTCGAGGGGGGGAGTATCCCTTCGCGACAGCCTCGTCATCACGGACCGCCCCGGAGCTGGGCGGCCCCGGGGCTGCCGGTCCGCGGCCCTCGCCGCGGGCGGGAGAGACCTCCGGCACTTTGACGCGGGCCGGAGGTTTTGTCGTGGATGTTTCTGTGTGGGTGTGGGCCGCGGTCATCGCGGGGCTCCTCGCCGTCCTCGCCGTCGACCTCTGGATCGTCGACCGTGGCGAGCCACGGGAGTTCTCCCTGCGGCAGGCGGGGTTCTGGGTCGGCTTCTACGTGGGTCTGGCCGTCCTGTTCGGCATCGGCCTGTTCTTCGTGGCGGGCGCGGACAAGTCGGGAGAGTTCTTCGCCGGCTATCTCACCGAGTACAGCCTGAGCGTGGACAACCTGTTCATCTTCTACATCATCATGGGCCGTTTCGCCGTGCCCAAGATCTACCAGCACAAGGTGCTGCTGGTGGGAATCCTGCTCGCCCTGGTCATGCGCGGGTTCTTCATCCTTATCGGCGCCGCAGCGCTCGAACGTTTCAGCTGGTTGTTCTACGTGTTCGGGGCGTTTCTCATCTACACCGGCGTGAACATGCTGCGCGGCCACGACGAGGAGGAATTCAAGGAGAACCTGCTGCTCCGCTGGGTGCGGCGGATGTTCCCCACCACGGACGGCTTCGTCGGCTCCAAGGTCATGACCAGGGTGGACGGCCGCCGCATGGTCACGCCCATGCTGATCGTCATGGTCGCCATCGGCACCACCGACCTGTTGTTCGCCCTGGACTCGATCCCGGCCATCTTCGGCCTCACCAAGGACGCCTTCATCGTCTTCACCGCCAACGCGTTCGCCCTGATGGGACTGCGGCAGCTCTACTTCCTGCTCGGCGGCCTGCTCCAGCGGTTGGTCTACATCAGCTACGGTCTGTCGTTCATTCTGGGCTTCATCGGCGTTAAGCTCATCCTGGAGGCTTTGCACGCCGGTGGCGTCTCGTGGGCGCCAGAGGTCCCCATCTGGGTCTCCCTCTCGGTGATCGGCGTGACCATGGTGGTGACCACCGTGGCCAGCCTGATCAAGGCTCGGCTGGACAAGAAGCGGTCCGGCGAGCCCACGCCTCCCGCGAAGGTGTCCCAGGGGTAGCGAAACGGTGCGAGACCCGATTTGCTTATCCCATATTGCTATGCAGGGGCCCCGTCGTGGGTAGCATTCGGCGATAAGTCACAAACCGGTCTCTGGCCGCAATCATCACAAAAGGTTCCCTGTGTCCAACGATTCGCCAAGCCACGGCCGCCGACGCGTACGGCTGGCCCGTGGTGTCTCCCCGTGGGTGGCCCCCACCGCCGCGGCCGCCGTCGTCACGACGGCGCTGGCCCGGCGGTCCCGCCCCTGGGTGCTGGCGGCGGCTCCGCTGACCGCCCTGACCGGCGCCATGCTCTGGTTCTTCCGCGACCCCGAGCGCGACCTCGGCCCCGGCCTGGTCCTCAGCCCCGCCGACGGCGTGGTGCAGAGCGTCGACCCCCAGCCGGACGGGCGTACCCGCGTCGCCATCTTCATGAGCCCGCTGAACGTCCACGTGAACCGCGCGCCGCTCGACGGCACGGTCACCTCGCTGGAGCACGTGGCCGGCGGGTTCCGCCCGGCCTTCGACAAGGACAGTGACCAGAACGAGCGGGTGGTCTGGCATTTCGCCACGGCCCTCGGCGACATCGAGCTGTGGCAGATCGCCGGAGCCGTGGCCCGTCGCATCGTGCCGTACCTCGGCATGGGCGCCAAGGTCTCGCGGGGCGAGCGGATCGGGCTGATCCGCTTCGGCTCGCGGGTGGACATCTACCTTCCAGAAGGGATCGCCCCCGCGGTCAGCGTGGGGCAGAGGACGACGGCGGGAGTGACTCGCATTGACCATGGCTGACGCCGGGTGGTCCATGGACGACCTGGACGAGGACGAAGCGCCGAGAGGACCGGTCGGGAAGGCGTTCCGCCTTTCCGCCGCCGACTCCCTGTCCATCGGCAACGCGGTCTGCGGGTTCCTGGCGGTCTGCGTGCTGGCGTGGTCGGCGATCGCCCAGCTCCAGCAATCGCGTGAGTTCCACCCCGACCCGCGCTACTTCGCCACGGCGGTCGTCCTGCTGCTGATCGGCGCCACCTGCGACCTGTTCGACGGCCTCGTGGCCCGGCGGTTCCGCGCCTCGGCCATGGGCGCCGAGCTGGACAACCTCGCCGACGTGATCAGCTTCGGCTTCGCCCCCGCCTTCATGGTGGTGGCGTGGGCGGGCTTCTCCCACAGGCTCCCGCTGTGGCTGGTGCTGTGCGCGGCGGTGTCCGTGCTGGTCGCGGGCGTCGTGCGGCTGGCGCGGTTCGCCTGTGTGAAGACCAAGAGCGGCGACTTCATGGGCCTGCCCATCCCCATGGGCGCCATGACCGTGGTGTCGATCGTGCTGCTGTTCCAGCCGTCGTACCCGACGGTGATCGGCATCTTCGCGGTGGCCTGGCTCATGGTCAGCCGCATCGAGTACCCCAAGCCCAAGGGCAACCTGGCGGCGGTCGTGCTGGCCTGGATCATGGTCAACGTCGCCTGCCTGATCATCTGGGCGGCGGACCTCGCCGGCGGCGACATCCTCATCCAGATCGGCGCCTGCATGCAGATCGCGCTGGTCTCGGCGATCCCGCTGCGCGTGCTGATGTTCAAGCGCGAGCAGCGCAAGGAGCGCAAGCTCACCGGCAGCGTGCGCTAGCGCCGCGCCCGGCGGCCCGGCATCCCCGCGGTGCCGGGCCGGGTGCGGGAGCGTGCCTCACCAGCCCCGCGCGCGCCACTCCGGCAGCGCGGGGCGCTCGGTCCCGAGCGTGGTGTCCTTGCCGTGTCCCGGGTACACCCAGGTGTCGTCGGGCAGCCGATCGAAGATCCGCTCCACCACGTCGGTGTAGAGCCGGTCGAACCGGGCGGCGTCCCCCTGGGTGTTGCCGACCCCGCCCGGGAAGAGCGAGTCGCCGGTGAACAGGTGGGAGTCGCCGTACAGCAGGGCGATCGAGCCGGGCGTGTGCCCCCGCAGGTGGATCACCTCGATCGTCACCACGCCCACGCTGACGCGCTCGCCGTGCTCGACCGGCCGGGTCACCGGCACGGGGAGCTCGGGGGCGTCCAAGGGGTGGGCGATCGTCTCCGCCCCCGTCGCCTTCGCCACCTCGGCCAGGGCCATCCAGTGGTCCGGATGCCGGTGCGTAGTGATGATCTTGCTGATGGGCATGTCCCCGATCAGCTCAAGAAGGCGCGGGGCGTCGGCGGCCGCGTCGATCAGCGCGCCGTCCCCGGTCTCCCGGCACCGCAGCAGGTAGGCGTTGTTCCCGAACTCGCCGACCTCGACCTTGCTGATCGTCAGGTCGGGCAGCTCGCGCACGTCGGCGGGGCCGCCGGCGGTCACATCACCGGTGTAGGTCACGGGTACTCCTCGGCAGGTGTCGTTGGAAGGCCGGGCGGGATGGGCGCCGCCGGCCGGGGTGGCGCCGCGGGTGCCCGCTCCGTCACCTTAAGGCCGTGATACCCCGGTCCCGTGGCTTCGCCGTCCCCGACCGGCCGGGCGGGGATGGCGCCCCACGCCCGGCGGGATCCGGCCTCCCCGGACGCGGGGGTTGGGTACTGTGGGGTGAGCACACCCGTCCTGGCCCAGGCAGCAGGTCGCCATGACCCGTCCGCGCCGTGGGCGTCGTCCCGGCCCGCGCGGACCCGCGCCGCCCGTCCACCGGCCCGCGGGGGCACCTTCCCGGACCGGAAGAAAACTGTCGGACCCCGTCGTTAGAGTGGCGGCGACTAGTCAGAGGTGGCCCTAGCTCGGCTGCCGTGGATCATGAACGGACATGAGAGATCTGCTGTGGCCGACCGCTTGATCGTTCGTGGCGCCCGCGAACACAACCTCAAAGACGTCTCGCTGGACCTGCCGCGAGACGCTCTGATCGTCTTCACCGGGCTGTCCGGCTCGGGCAAGTCCAGCCTGGCCTTCGACACCATCTTCGCCGAGGGCCAGCGCCGCTACGTCGAGTCCCTGTCGGCGTACGCCAGGCAGTTCCTCGGGCAGATGGACAAGCCCGACGTCGACTTCATCGAGGGCCTGTCCCCGGCCGTCTCGATCGACCAGAAGTCCACCTCCCGCAACCCCCGGTCCACGGTCGGCACCATCACCGAGGTCTACGACTACCTGCGCCTGCTGTGGGCCCGCATCGGCAAGCCCCACTGCCCGGCCTGCGGGCGCCCCATCGCCCGCCAGACGCCCCAGCAGATCGTCGACCGCGTGCTCGAACTGCCCGAGGGCACGCGTTTCCAGGTCATGGCCCCGGTCGTCCGAGGCCGCAAGGGTGAGTACGCCGAGCTGTTCCGCGAGCTGCAGACCAAGGGCTTCGCGCGCGCCAGGGTCGACGGCACCGTCGTCAGGCTGGAAGAGCCGCCCACCCTGAAGAAGTACGAGAAGCACGACATCGAGGTCATCGTCGACCGCCTCTCGGTGAAAGAGGGCGCGCGCCGCCGGCTCACCGACTCGGTCGAGACCGCGCTCCAGCTCTCCGGCGGCACGATCACCCTCGACTTCGTCGACCTCCCCGAGGACGACCCGGGCCGCGAGCGCTTCTACTCCGAGCACCTGTACTGCCCCTACGACGACCTGTCGTTCGAGGAGCTGGAGCCGAGGTCGTTCTCGTTCAACTCGCCCTTCGGCGCCTGCCCCGAGTGCACCGGCCTCGGCACCCGCATGGAGGTCGACCCCGAGCTCGTCGTGCCCGACCCCGAGAAGAGCCTCGGCGACGGCGCGATCGCCCCGTGGGCCGGCGGCCACACCAGCGACTACTTCATCCGCCTCGTCGAGGCCCTCGGCCACGCCATCGGCTTCGACCTCGACACCCCGTGGGAGCGCCTGCCCAAGCAGGCGCAGAAGGCGCTGCTGCGCGGCCACGACCAGCAGGTCCACGTCCGCTACAGCAACCGGTACGGCAGGCAGCGGTCCTACTACACCTCCTTCGAGGGCGTCATCCCGTGGGTGCAGCGGCGCCACTCCGAGGCCGAGAGCGACTCCAGCCGTGAGCGCTTCGAGGGCTTCATGCGCGAGATCCCCTGCCCCACCTGCAAGGGGGCGCGGCTCAAGCCGGTCTCCCTGGCGGTGACCGTCGCCGACCGGTCGATCGCCGAGGTCTCGTCGCTGTCGATCGGCGAGTGCGCCAAGTTCCTCGGCGACCTCAGCCTGTCCGAGCGCGACATGCACATCGCCGAGCGGGTCGTCAAAGAGATCAACGCCCGGCTCGGGTTCCTGCTGGACGTCGGCCTGGACTACCTCACCCTCAACCGCGCGGCGGGCACGCTCGCGGGCGGCGAGGCCCAGCGCATCCGCCTGGCCACCCAGATCGGCTCCGGCCTCGTCGGCGTCCTGTACGTGCTGGACGAGCCGTCGATCGGCCTGCACCAGCGCGACAACCAGCGCCTGCTCGACACGCTGATCCGCCTGCGCGACATGGGCAACACCCTCATCGTCGTCGAGCACGACGAGGACACCATCGCCGCCGCCGACTGGGTGGTCGACATCGGCCCCGGCGCGGGCGAGCACGGCGGCCAGGTCGTGGTCTCCGGCACCGTCGAGGACCTGCTCGCCTGCGAGGACTCGCTGACCGGCGCCTACCTGTCCGGCCGCGCGAGCATCACGGTGCCCTCCGCCCGCCGCCGGCGCGACTCCAAGCGGAAGCTCACCGTGAAGGGCGCCCGCGAGCACAACCTCAAGGGCGTGGACGTCGAGTTCCCCCTCGGCGTGTTCACCGCCGTCACGGGCGTGTCGGGCTCGGGCAAGTCCACGCTGGTCAACGACATCCTCTACAGCGCCCTGGCCAAGGAGCTGAACGGCGCCAAGACCGTCCCCGGCCGCCACTCCCGCGTGACCGGCACCGATCTGGTGGACAAGGTGGTCCACGTCGACCAGAGCCCGATCGGCCGTACGCCGAGGTCCAACCCGGCCACCTACACCGGGGTCTTCGACCACGTGCGCAAGCTGTTCGCGCAGACCACCGAGGCGAAGATCCGCGGCTACCAGCCGGGCCGGTTCAGCTTCAACGTCAAGGGCGGCCGCTGCGAGGCGTGCTCGGGCGACGGCACCATCAAGATCGAGATGAACTTCCTGCCGGACGTCTACGTCCCCTGCGAGGTCTGCCACGGCGCCCGCTACAACCGGGAGACCCTGGAGGTCCACTACAAGGGCAAGACCATCTCCGAGGTCCTCGACATGCCGATCGAGGAGGCGCTGGAGTTCTTCGACGCGATCCCGGCGATCAAGCGTCACCTCAAGACCCTCAACGACGTCGGCCTCGGGTACGTCCGGCTGGGCCAGCCCGCCACCACGCTGTCCGGCGGCGAGGCCCAGCGGGTCAAGCTCGCCTCCGAGCTGCAGCGCCGCTCCACCGGCCGCACGGTCTACGTCCTGGACGAGCCGACCACCGGCCTGCACTTCGAGGACATCAACAAGCTGCTCGGCGTGCTCGGCCGCCTGGTCGACGGCGGTAACACGGTCATCGTCATCGAGCACAACCTCGACGTGATCAAGACCGCCGACTGGCTCATCGACATGGGCCCCGAGGGCGGCTCGCGCGGCGGGCGCGTGCTCGCGACCGGCACCCCCGAGCAGGTCGCCGGTGTGGAGGAGAGCCACACCGGCCACTTCCTGCGCAAGATCCTCGGCACCTGAGGCCGTGTGCCTCGTGCCCCCTTCCTGGGGGCGCGAGGCGTCCCGCCGCTCCGGCGGGTACGGGGCGCGGGGGGCCCTTTGACCTGCACGTTACGTGGAATTGTTCATACTTCCTCAGTTAGTTGCCGTGCGTAGTGAACCAACCGGGCCCCGGAGACGTAGCACGGGTAAGAAAGATCTCTAGGAAGGCGAACATGACCGATTCGGAAACCACACGACGTTCGATGATGCTGGGTGCGGGTGGCGCGGGCCTGGCCGTGGTGCTCACCGCCTGCGGCGGCACCGACTCCGCGGCGCCGGTGGACGGCGGCGCGTCCTCGCAGCCCGCCCCGGCGTCGTCGGCGGCGGAGGGCTCGGGGGGCTCCGGTGGCGGGGCGGCGGACGTCCTGGCGAAGACGGCCGACATCCCCAAGGGCGGCGGCAAGATCTTCAAGGAGCAGAAGATCGTCGTCACGCAGCCCAGTGACGGGCAGTTCAAGGCCTTCAGCGCCATCTGCCCGCACCAGGGATGCTCCTGCAACGCGGTCTCCAACGGCACCATCAACTGTCCGTGCCACGGCAGCAAGTTCAGCATCAGCGACGGTTCGGTGACCGCCGGCCCGGCGAAGCAGCCGCTCGAAGAGAAGCAGATCAAGGTCGACGGCGACTCGATCAGCCTCGCGTGACGCCGCGGCCGTGACGCAGCGCGCACGGCTGGCCCCGCCGGGCGGGGGTGAAGGGGGCGGTGCCCTTCACCCTCGCCCGTAGTGATGTCACACCTGGTATTCGCGAGATTCGACCGATATAGCGGGCTTAATGCGTCTCTGCTGATTAACAACGCCATTTACTCTCAAACCCGCGCCACGGCTTCCGCCCGGCATGAGGACGCCCGCGGAAAGCGCGGGGTGTCCGGCCGCGGCGGCACGCGGGCCCCGGCCCGGATCCGTCCGGGAGCGGCCCCGCGCACGCCACCGGGCGCGGGCGGACACCGCCGGAACCCCTGATCGCCCCCGGCCCCCGCGCGCCACTGGGGAGCGTCCGATCGCCCTATTCTGTCGGCGGGTCCGGATAGGCTTTGAAGTGTGGTGAGACCCGTGAACAGCCCTTTGAGTTTCCGGCCCGAGCCCGGGTCGATCCCGGAGTCCCCGGGGGTCTACCGGTTCAGGGACGCCGGCGGCCGGGTCATTTACGTGGGCAAGGCCAAGAGCCTGCGCCAGCGGCTGAACTCCTATTTCGCCGACTTCGCCGGGCTGCACCCCCGCACGCAGACCATGCTCACCACCGCCGCCTCCGTCGACTGGACGGTCGTCGGCACCGAGGTCGAGGCCCTCCAGCTCGAATACTCCTGGATCAAGGAGTTCGACCCCCGCTTCAACGTCAAGTACCGCGACGACAAGTCCTATCCCTACCTGGCCCTCACCATGGGCGAGGACTACCCCCGCGTCCAGGTCATGCGCGGCGCCAAGCGCAAGGGCACCCGCTATTTCGGGCCCTATTCCCACGCCTGGGCGATCCGCGAGACCGTCGACCTGCTGCTGCGGGTGTTCCCGGTGCGCACCTGCTCGGCGGGGGTGTTCAAGCGCGCCGGCCAGATCGGCCGCCCCTGCCTCCTCGGGTACATCGACAAGTGCTCGGCGCCGTGCGTCGGCCGGGTCAGCGAAGAGGAGCACCGCCGCCTCGCCGAGGACTTCTGCGACTTCATGGCGGGCAACACCGGCCGGTTCATCAAGCGCCTGGAGCGCGAGATGCGCGAGGCCGCCGCGGCCGAGGAGTTCGAGCGGGCCGCCCGCCTGCGCGACGACGTCCAGGCGCTGCAGCGGGCGCTGGAGAAGCAGGCCGTGGTGCTCGGCGAGAGCATCGACTGCGACGTCGTCGCCCTCGCCGAAGATCCTCTGGAGGCCGCCGTCCAGGTCTTCTACGTCCGGGGCGGCCGCATCCGCGGCCAGCGCGGCTGGGTGGTCGACAAGGTCGAAGAGGCCTCGCCCGGCGAGCTCGTCGAGCATTTCCTGCTCCAGATGTACGGCGAGGCCGCGCCCGAGGCGGTGCCGCGCGAGGTGCTGGTGCCCGCGCTGCCGCCCGAGACCGGCGCGGTGGCCGAGCTGCTCACCGAGCAGCGCGGCGGCCGGGTCGAGGTGCGGGTGCCCCAGCGCGGCGACAAGAAGACGTTGATGGAGACCGTCGAGCGCAACGCCAAGGAGGCCCTCGCCCAGCACAAGCTGCGCAGGGCCAGCGACCTCACCACCCGCAGCCGCGCGCTCCAGGAGATCGCCGACGCCCTCGACCTCGACCAGGCGCCGCTGCGCATCGAGTGCTACGACGTCTCCCACCTCCAGGGAGACGACGTCGTCGCCTCGATGGTCGTCTTCGAGGACGGCCTGGCCCGCAAGAGCGAGTACCGCCGCTTCGCGATCCGCGGCACGGCCGGGCAGGGCGACGTCGCCTCCATCTACGAGGTCATCTGCCGGCGCTTCAAGCGCCACCTGGAGGAACGCTCCGCCACCGGCGAGCTGGACCCCGAGCCGATCGACCCCGAGACGGGCAGGCCGCGCAGGTTCGCCTACCCGCCGAACCTGGTCGTCGTGGACGGCGGCCCGGCGCAGGTCGCCGCGGCCCAGCGGGCGCTCGACGAGCTCGGCGTGGACGACGTCGCGGTCAGCGGGCTGGCCAAGCGGCTGGAGGAAGTGTGGCTTCCCGGCGACGACCAGCCTGTCATC containing:
- a CDS encoding Rieske (2Fe-2S) protein, whose translation is MTDSETTRRSMMLGAGGAGLAVVLTACGGTDSAAPVDGGASSQPAPASSAAEGSGGSGGGAADVLAKTADIPKGGGKIFKEQKIVVTQPSDGQFKAFSAICPHQGCSCNAVSNGTINCPCHGSKFSISDGSVTAGPAKQPLEEKQIKVDGDSISLA
- the uvrC gene encoding excinuclease ABC subunit UvrC; translated protein: MNSPLSFRPEPGSIPESPGVYRFRDAGGRVIYVGKAKSLRQRLNSYFADFAGLHPRTQTMLTTAASVDWTVVGTEVEALQLEYSWIKEFDPRFNVKYRDDKSYPYLALTMGEDYPRVQVMRGAKRKGTRYFGPYSHAWAIRETVDLLLRVFPVRTCSAGVFKRAGQIGRPCLLGYIDKCSAPCVGRVSEEEHRRLAEDFCDFMAGNTGRFIKRLEREMREAAAAEEFERAARLRDDVQALQRALEKQAVVLGESIDCDVVALAEDPLEAAVQVFYVRGGRIRGQRGWVVDKVEEASPGELVEHFLLQMYGEAAPEAVPREVLVPALPPETGAVAELLTEQRGGRVEVRVPQRGDKKTLMETVERNAKEALAQHKLRRASDLTTRSRALQEIADALDLDQAPLRIECYDVSHLQGDDVVASMVVFEDGLARKSEYRRFAIRGTAGQGDVASIYEVICRRFKRHLEERSATGELDPEPIDPETGRPRRFAYPPNLVVVDGGPAQVAAAQRALDELGVDDVAVSGLAKRLEEVWLPGDDQPVILPRSSEGLYLLQRVRDEAHRFAIAYHRSKRAKSLKESALDDIRGLGAARKQALLKRFGSVKRLRGATVDEICEVPGIGLSTAEAIVAALKGEGT